The sequence below is a genomic window from Arthrobacter sp. U41.
TACCTCTTGCTGCACCAGCTGATGGCGCCCGCTCGCGAGCTCCTCCAGGAGCCCTCGTTCTGGGCTGTCTGGCACAACCGAGGTGGGCGTGAAGACGGCTGCCGCAACCCATTCGGCCCCGCTCTCGATGCCAGCCTCAAACCACAGAAATGGGTCCGGTCACACGACCTGCGCGCCGACGAGCCCACAAGAGGGCCCGAAGAGGATCACGACCCCGAACATCGAGCGGAAGCGCCGCCCCTCCGTCTGGACTTCAACCGGCTCAAGACCAGCATCGATGTCCGCCGAACCCACCAGATGGGAGGGCACCTTCCTTCCGCGGCCCGGACCAACACGGCGCCCGTGCTCTTCAGGAACTATCTGTCCGGGGACCGCACGACCATCGAATGGGCGCAGGAACTTGTCGCCGACACACTCGTCGAGGTCGAGCAGGCCGCTTGGGCGGCGCACCGCCGGGCTCTGGCCGGGACGGGACGCACGGCTCTGCGCGTCGTCCCCGCATCAGTGCGAGTAACGTCCTCAACGCCAGCATCAGGCCTGGAGGCTGAGTCCGCGGAACGCGTGGCCGTCGGGGGACTTGACACTGCGTGGGCTGCGTGCGAGGACCACGAGCATCACCCGCTGACCGGAAGGCGATGCGCCGCCTCCTTCCTCGATTGCTTCCACTGCGGAAACTGCGTGGTGACTGATGCTCACCTGCCCCGACTGCTGAGCCTCCTCGACGCTCTCGAGACGCGCCGCCGACACATGGCAGATGACGCATGGTGGGGACGCTACGGCCCCACATGGGCCGCGATCCGCTATGAGGTACTGCCAAGATTCAGCGAAGCCGAAGTCGATCAAGCCCAGACAGATAAACCAAGCGACAGCATGCTCGACCTTGTCGAGCCGGCATGGGAGAGACCATGAGCGAAATCCCCGATTCACTACCCGACCTCGACGACCTCGACGGCGCCTTTGTCTTCCATGGGCGCCGTCTCCGCGACGGGGTTGGGCTCGGCGAGACCGCACGCTTCCACGACGACCTCTGGCCGCTGGCGCCGGCCGCATTGCAAGGGCAGGAACGAGGCCTGACCCTCCGTTTCGACACTGTGCCTCCGCGCTACCGGGTGGCAGCAAAACGGGTGTGCTACACCGCCCTGTCAGGGGCCCTGCCTCCCGACGAGATCAGGCCCAGCATCGTCTCGATTGCGACCTATTTCTACAGCATTCGCTTCTTCTTCCGATGGCTCGAGGACGACCAGGGCGGATGCGATCTCGGAGAAGTCACCGCCGAGGTCCTCGAGCAGTATCAGCGTTTCCTACTTGAACGATTCCGTTCGCGGAACCGACGGCACCACCTCCGCGCCACTGTAGTGCTGCTCTGGCGTTACCGTCACGGCTTGGGACCTGGCGGCCTCCGCCTCGACCCCCGCAGCGTCGACGCGTGGAGCGAACCATACCGGGATGCCCCGAGAGAGAACTCCACGGCTCGCATTCCCGAAGAAGTTCACAGCCGGCTGCTTGTGTGGGCTCAGCGGTTCGTCGACGAGTTCAGCGAGGACATCCTCTCCTCGGTCAAACGGTGGGACCCTCTCCGGCGCTGCCATCGCAGTTCAGAGGGAGCGAGACCGCGGAACGCCCGCGGGCAAGCTCAAGCGCGAATCCGCGACTATCTCGAGGAGGCCCTTCGCCTTGGGCGGCCCTTGCCCGGCGTGGCCGGCCAACCGAGCATGTTCGCTCTCGCCCGGACCATTGGTTGTGACCGCCGGGCGCTGGACGCCCACCGCGCGGCGATCAGATCCGCTGCCCAGACCTTGGGCGTCTCCGAGTACGCCTACCTCAACCTCACCATCGACGGACGAATCGACGGCCTTCCGTGGCTAGAAGGCGTCTGCCTCGATCCGAGCCGCGACGATTCCATTACGGTGCTCACCCAGATGCTCCAGGCGGCGTGCTACATCGTCATCGCATTCCTGTCGGGGATGCGGGACAGCGAAGTGAAGCATCTCCGGCGCGGCTGCAGCTCCGTCGAGCGCGACGGCAATGGCGATACTTACCGGTGGAACGTCTCCAGCCTCGCTTTCAAGGGAGAAAGAGAGGATGCGGGGGTACCCGCCACGTGGGTGGTCGGGGAATCCGCGGCACGGGCAATCGACATGCTTGAACGAATTCACCGCGACCGCGCCCACGACCACACAGACTGGTTGTTCGCCCCGATCAAGGCCGCCCCCGGCGCAGGCTCCGCTGGACCCGGCGGAAACGCGGCGATGACCCTTGCAGGGACCAACCGTCAGTTGAACCGTTTCGTCACGTGGGTCAATGACTATTGCGCCGCAAGAGGCCGTGACGACGGCATCCCCGATGTCGACGGGCGCCCGTGGCGGGTGACCACCCGCCAGTTCCGAAGGACTCTCGCCTGGTACATCGCGCGGCGGCCTGGCGGAGCGATCGCCGGCGCCATCGCCTACCGGCATCACAGCGTGCAGATGTTCGAAGGCTACGCAGGAACCAGCGAGTCAGGCTTCCGCGCCGAAGTCGAAGCCGAGGAGGCCCTCGCCAGAGGCGAGCACCTCTTGGCGATGATCGACCGACACGAGCACAACGACCTTGTCGGCCCGGCCGCTGACGAGGCGGAACGTCGGCTACGCGAACTGGGAGAACAGGTGATGTTCGCCGGGACAGTTACCACCGACCGCCGCCGGCTGCTGCGCCTTATGACCCGCCAGGACCCGGCAGTCTATCCGGGCCACTACGCTACGTGCGTCTACAACCACAGCAAGGCGCTGTGCCGCACCCGCACCGGTGCACCAGCGGACGCCCCCGACCTGACCACCTGCAAACCACTGGCCTGCCGCAACGTCGCGCTGAGCGCGGACAACCACTCGGCCTGGCGGACCGAACTAACCGCCATCGACGCTGAACTGTCCTCGCGGCCGCTGCTGCCGCCGCTGATGGTGGCCCGCCTCGAGCAGCGGCGCGACCAGATCAGAGATTTCCTGAACCGGCTCGAGGAGTCGCGATGAGCCGACGCGTCGTTCTTCCCAGCGAATCCGAGATCCGTGAGGCCCTCGCCCAGCTAAATGCGGGAGATCCCGCCAAGCCACCGACGGTTCTTGCCCTGGCCCTAAGTTTGGGCCTGACGAACGCGACTTCCTGGCGACACTTCCCCCAGATTGCGCAGGAGGTCGCCGACGGACGGCGCAACGCGCTCCGCTCTGCTCGCCCCGCTGACACACCGGCTACCGCGGGTACGGACGCGAAGTGCGCCATTGCACAGCTGCGCAACGACAAAGCCCGTCTCCTCGGCCAGCTCGAAGTCGCCATCGCTCACCTCCAGCGCCTCACTCTCGAGAACCGGGCGCTGCGCGAGGAGCTAGAACGAGCCGTGAAAGTCGTGAGGATCTCGCCAAAACGCTAGCCAGAGACAAGTCCTACAGCTGGTGTCGGCTCCGACAAACCGAATCGGCCCGGGGAGCAGGCGCGTTGGAAGCTCCCATTGCTGGTCAAGCTGTATGGAGCCATTCTCGATAGGTTTGGCTGAGGGCGTTGTTCGAGTTCCGCGTTCGATGGCTGCGGTGGAGCGCTGATGCCTGCGCGCCACGCGACTATGGTGAGCCTGATGATCATCTTCCTCCCCGGCGAGTTTCTCGGCCCACCGTTCGTGTGCGGATTGCCGGCTGATGCCGACGGCGCGGCCGATGTCCGTCCAGGATGCCCGGCGGCCTTGGCGGCTGCGACGGTTTTGTCCAGTCTGTGGCCGGCCTGGTTGTATGCGCGCGCTGCCGCCTCCATACCGACGATGGCTCCCGATGGGGCGATGTGCACTTTCCACTCGTCATAGATGGCGTCCTCGACTTCGCCGGAAGCGTTGGCGAATTTCACGGGCGGATTTTGAAGGACTCCACTTTGGTGGGGTCCCGTTCAATGACCGGGTCCAGAATGTTTTCGATTCTGGTCACCAGGGCCGGGTCAAGTTTCACTCCGGATGCGGTCGCGGTGTCTATGAGCTGGTCAGGGCGTGAAGCGCCGACGATGGCTGCGGAGATGTTGGGGTTTTGCAGCACCCAGGCTACGGCGAGTGCGGGCATTGACAGGCCGGCGTCTGCGGCGAGCGGTTTGAGCTGCTGGACACGGGTGAGGATGTCTTCGGTCAGGTAGCGGTTGTCCGATTTGAGATCGCCGTCCTCTCCTGTGAAGCGGGATGCTGCCGGGGCAGCCTGGCCGGGGATGTATTTTCCGGTCAGCACGCCTTGGGCCATGGGTGACCAGCAGATCTGTCCCAAGCCCAGCTCCTGGCAGGTGGGAACGACTTCCTTTTCGATGACCCGCCAGAGAAGGGAGTACTGGGGCTGGTTGGAGATGAGGTGGATACCCAGGTCCCTGGCGAGTACAGCGCCCGCGCGGATTTCATCTACGGTCCATTCGGAGACTCCGATGTAGTGGGCCTTTCCGGCCCGTACGATGTCGGCGAGGGCCTGCATCGTCTCTTCCAGTGGGGTGTCGTAGTCGTAGCGGTGTGCCTGGTAAAGGTCTACGTAGTCGGTCTGCAGCCGCTTCAGGGATCCGTTAATGGATTCCATGATGTGCTTGCGGGACAGCCCGCGGTCATTCCGGCCCTCGCCGGTGGGGAAGTAGACCTTGGTGAAGATCTCGACGCTTTCGCGCCGCACACCGGCTAACGCTTCACCGAGCGTCTGCTCCGCGCGGGTGCCGGCGTAGGCGTCGGCGGTGTCGAAGGTGGTGATGCCCAGATCCAGGGCCTGCCGGACGCAGTCCGTGGCGGCGTCCTGGTTGATCTGCTCACCGTGGGTGACCCAGTTCCCGTAGGCGAGTTCGCTGATGTACATGCCGGATGATCCAAGTTTGCGGTATTCCATGTTCGTGGTCTTGTCCATATCTGGTTGTGTATTCGGGTTTGTGGCGCCATCTGTGGCACGCGGGGCCTATATCAAGGGCGTGATCGTCAGGCTCTCGAATGTTGCCGAGCCGCCGTGGGCGTAGATGGAGACTCCGGTGCTTGTTTTGTCCGGGAAGATCAGGTCGGTGAGCACGAGCTCGCCGTGTTGGGCGAAGACCTCAACGGAGCAGTGGTCGACGTAGATCTTCAGCCTGTATCGG
It includes:
- a CDS encoding aldo/keto reductase family protein; this encodes MEYRKLGSSGMYISELAYGNWVTHGEQINQDAATDCVRQALDLGITTFDTADAYAGTRAEQTLGEALAGVRRESVEIFTKVYFPTGEGRNDRGLSRKHIMESINGSLKRLQTDYVDLYQAHRYDYDTPLEETMQALADIVRAGKAHYIGVSEWTVDEIRAGAVLARDLGIHLISNQPQYSLLWRVIEKEVVPTCQELGLGQICWSPMAQGVLTGKYIPGQAAPAASRFTGEDGDLKSDNRYLTEDILTRVQQLKPLAADAGLSMPALAVAWVLQNPNISAAIVGASRPDQLIDTATASGVKLDPALVTRIENILDPVIERDPTKVESFKIRP